In the genome of Planctomyces sp. SH-PL62, the window GAGGAGCAGACCGACGACCTCCCGCGACGCAAGTCGGGCCGCAACGCCGCCGCCCTGGCCGACGACCACGGCGGAGCCCCCGCCCCGACGGCCGAGGCCCCCGAAGCCGGACCGGCCGAAGGTGAGGGCGAGGGCGAAACCGAAGGCCAGGCGATCGACGCCGGCGGCGAAGAAGACTGGAACGAGACCGAGACCGAAGAGGAAGGGGGCCCGCGCGGCGGGCCAGAGGACGAGTTCGATCCGGAATCGACCGGCGACCGGGAGTCGGCCTTGCCCGCCGAACTCCGCGGCGCGATCGATTCCGACCCCCCTTACGATGACGAGGACCCGGACGCCGAGACGGACGGGGACGAGTCGATCGAGGGGGCCGAGCGGCGTGACGTGGCCCTCGCCGAGGAGACCGGCGGGCTGACCACGAACGGCCGCGAGGTGACCTCGGCGCCGGACGACGCCGAGCAGTCGGAGACCCTCCGGCTGGTGATGAACGTGGTCGAGGGGGACGACCCCCCGGTCCTCGACGAGGACCCCGGTCGCGACCCGAAGGTCGCCGAGACCGCCGACGACGACGAGGAGTCCTGAACCGGCCCAACCCGCGCGGCGGGGCCCCCCATCGGGGCCGCGCCCCGGGGGAGACCCGGACGCCGGCGAACGCCGGCGGCAATGCTGACCCCGCAATCTGAGGTTCGCCGCACCCGACCCCCCAATCCAGACCGACTCGACCCGACCCGACTCGAGCCCTGATGCGAGCCGGCCCCCGACCTCGACCCCGACGACCGACGCCCCCCGCGGCGTCGACCCCCGTCGCCGGCGGGCCCGCCCCCTCACAGGCGCGTTGGAATCATCCGGATAATCGCCGCCGCCCCGATCGGGCTCGCCGCGCGACCGACCACCTCGCTACAATCGAAATATCCAGAAGACATTCGTTTCGGGTCGCGGCCGTCGCGGCCAGCCGGAGCCGGTTCCGGGGAGGAGTCGCCTTTGTCCACGCGTGTTCACGAGTTGGCGAAAGAATTGGGATTGAAGAGCCAGGACTTGCTGGATCGGATCCACAAGTGGAACCTGGACGTCAAGGCGAACGCCTTGGCCGTCGTCGATCCCCCAACCGTGGAGCAGATCCGGGAGCTGTTTGGGCGCGAATCGAAGGGGGGGGCCGGATCGGCCCCCAAGCCCTCGCCCGCCGCCGAGGAGCCCACGCGACGGCCGGCCGCCAAGGCCGCCGAAGCCACGCCCGCGAAGTCGCCCTCCGCCCCCCCGGCCGCCACGGCGCCCACCCCGACCCCGACCGCCGAGGTCGCGGCCCCGAAGCCCCGGCCCCCAAGGTCGCCGCCCCGTCCCCGGTGCAGCCGGCCGCCGAGGTCCCGGCCCCCAGGCCGCAGCCGCCGCTCCGACGCCGCCGACCGCCGAGGTCGCGGCCCCGAAAGTCTCGAAGGAGGCCGCCGCGAGCCCGGCGGCCACGGGTCTGGGCCCGACGCCGACGCCGGCCCCCGGACGCGCCGCGCCCCTTTCGTCGCGGTCGAGCGGTCCCCTTTCCGGCCACACGCCGCATCGCAGCGGCGGCCCCTCGCCGACGTCCCGGACGTCGCAATCTCCCTCCTCGCAAGGCCCCGCCCCGGCTTCCCCCCAGCACCCCGGGGGAGGATCGGCGTCCACCCAACCTCTGAAGCGGAGCGAATACATGACTTCGGCGGGAATCCGCCCCCCGGTCCAGCGGACCGGGACGCATTCGGCCCCCTCGGCCGGCGGCCGCAGGCCCGGCGAGGAAGTCCGACGCCCGACCGACGACGCCGCCGCCGAAGGCGCGCGCCGCGACGCCTCCGGGCCGCGCCGTCCGCTCCCCCCGGTGGCCTCCATGCAGCCTCAGGGGGCCCGGCCTCAGCAGGCGGGTTCGCCCGTCCGTCCCCAGGCCTCCTCGCCCGAGGTCAAGAGCCAGCGTCCCGAGAAGCGGATGACCCGCGAGGACATGCTGGCGCTGATGCGGTCGGGCCAGATCGGGCCCAACGCCGCGCCTCCGGCGCGTCCCAGCGGCCCGCTCCGCCCCGGCGGTCCCGGGCTCGCCGCCCGACCCGCCGGCCGTCCCGGCCCGCCGCCGTCGGGCCCCGCGAGCGGCCCCAGCCGCGGCCCCGTCGCCCGCGGCCCGGCCCCCGGCGGGATCGGCCAGGCTCCGGCGCCGCTCACCCCGCCGACCGAGGATGAAGAGGAACGCAAGAAGGGCAAGGGGGTCGGCTCGTCGGCCGACCGCGCCGGCCGTCGCGCCCGCCGCAACGAGCGCGCCACCGATCGCCGCGTGACCTCGCCGCTCCCCGCCGCCGCGCTGCTCAACGACGACGACGAGGCGCGTCGCGGCCGTTCCGGCCGCCGCCCCCACCACAAGGCCGGGGGCCGCCACGCCTCCGCCGCCCAGGCGCGAAAGTCCCACGCCGAGGTCGAGGCCCCGATCACCGTCCGGACGCTTTCCGAAGCGCTGGGGATCAAGGCCAACGACCTGCTCCGCAAGCTCATGGCGTTGGGCCAGATGGCCACCATCAACGCCAACATCGACGACGAACTGGCCGTCATGCTGGCGATGGAATTCGGCATGACCCTCGACGTGGTGCACGAGCGCACGGCCGAGGACGACTTCATGCAGGCGTTCGCGCCCGTCGAGGAGTCGGGGAACCTCCAGCCCCGCCCGCCGGTCATCACGATCCTGGGCCACGTCGACCACGGCAAGACCTCGCTCCTGGACCGGATCCGCACGGCCAAGGTCGTCGAGAGCGAGAGCGGCGGCATCACCCAGCACATCGGCGCCTATCAGGTCGAGTACAACGGCAACCCGATCACGTTCGTGGACACGCCGGGCCACGAGGCGTTCACGGCCATGCGGGCCCGCGGCGCCAACGTGACCGACATCGTGGTCCTGGTGGTCGCGGCCAACGACGGCGTGATGCCGCAGACGGTCGAGGCCATCGCCCACGCCAAGGCGGCCGAGGTGCCGATCGTCGTGGCGCTGAACAAGATCGACGTCCCCAACGTCGACACCGCCGCCAACATCAGCAAGATCTACGGCGAGCTGTCCCAGCAGGGCCTGAACCCGGTCGAATGGGGCGGCGACGTCGAGGTCGTGAAGACGTCGGCCACGACCGGCCTGGGCGTCTCCGACCTGCTCGCCACCCTGGAGACGATCGCCGAGCTCCACGAGTTGAAGGCCGATCCCGACCGGCCGGCGACCGGCACCTGCCTGGAGGCCTCGATCTCCGAAGGCCGGGGCGTGATCGCCACCGTCCTGGTCCGCGAAGGGACGCTCAAGGTCGGCGACGTGGTGGTCTGCGGCGACGGCTACGGCCGCGTCCGCGCCCTCTTCGACGACCGCGGCCGGCTGGTCGAGAAGGCCGGCCCGTCGTTCCCGGTGGAGATCTCCGGGCTCGACGTGGTCCCGGTCGCCGGCGAGAACTTCGCCGTCACCGACGACCTCAGCCGCGCCCGCGAAGTCGCCGAGACCCGCCGGCTCCGCACCCGCGACGCCGCCCAGGCCGAGCGCCAGACCGTCACGCTCGAAAATCTGTACAACCGGATGGCCGAGCGCAAGGTCAAGTCGCTCAACCTGATCATCAAGGCCGACGTCCAGGGCTCGATCGAGGCCATCGTCAAGGAGCTGGAGAAGCTCGAGAACGCCGAGGTCCCGATCCGCGTCCTGCTGAAGGGGGTCGGCGGCATCAGCGAGAGCGACGTGATCCTGGCCGACGCCTCCCAGGCGATCATCATCGGCTACCGCGTCGCCCCCGAGGACCGGGCGATCACGATGGCCGACGATCGGGACATCGAGATCCGCCGCTACGACATCATCTATCAGGTCACCGACGACGTGAAGAAGGCCGTCGAGGGGATGCTCATCCCCGAGATCAAGGAAGTCCACCTGGGACGCGCCGTCGTCCGCCAGGTCTTCCGGATCTCCAAGGTGGGCGCCGTCGCCGGTTGCTTCGTCACCCAGGGCGTCATCGAACGCTCGGCGAAGGTCCGCCTGATCCGCGAGGGCCGCGAGATCTACAAGGGGGCCGTCGACGCCCTCAAGCGGTTCAAGGAAGACGTCAAGGAAGTCCCCCAGAACTTCGAGTGCGGCATCAAGATCACCAATTTCGACGACGTGAAGGCCGACGACGTGATCGAGGCCTACCGCGTCGACGTGATCCGCCGCACCCTGTAATCGTCGCAACGAACGGGCCCCGCCTCCCGCTTCCGTCGGGCCGGGCCGAGCCGGATCGGGCGTTTCCAACGCCCCCCGGCCGGCCCGATTCGTCGTGAAAGGGAGGCGCGGCCCCGCCTCGTCCCGGGCCGTTCGGCCCGACGAACATCCGACCAACCGATCGATCGACCGACCGACCAAGGAACGCCCCCCGATGCCGTCCCACCGCAGCCTCCGCATCGCCGAAGCCATTCGCGAGGTGGTCGCCACGGCCGTCCTTTTCGAAGTGGCCGACCCCCGCATCCAGGGCGTCACCGTCCTCGGCGTCGAGGTCACGCAGGATCTCCGCGGCGCGACCGTCTACGTCACGGTGATGGGCTCGGAGGCCGATCGCAACCAGGCCATGAAGGGCCTCCGCAGCGCCTGCGGGTTCGTGCAGTCGCGGGTCGCGGCCCGGCTCCAGATCCGCTACACCCCGATCCTCAACTTCAAGCTCGACGAGAGCGTCAAGAAGTCGGTCGAGATGGGCCGGCTGATCGAGGAGGCCGTCTCGGCCGACAAGAAGCCGGGACCCCAGGCCGACGACCTCGAAGACGACCTCGACGACGACGATGAGGAAGGCGACGAAGAGGAAGACGGCGACGACGAGGCCCCCGACGGGGCCGACTCCCCGAACGACGACGACGACGACGACACCCAGGATTCCTGAGCGTCCCCGTCCCATCCCGACGGCGGGCCGGGCGTTTCGCCCCCGCCGGACGCGGAGCCGGCGTCGCCCGCACCGCCCGGCCCGGACGAAGCGCACCCAACCCCCGACAGGTCCATGGCGACTCAAAGCAAAACCCAGTATCTCGCCGATCTCCAGGCCTTCCTCAAGCGCCGGTACAAGCCCAAGGCGGAGCCGGCCGTGAGCCGGCTCTCGGTGATCGACGCCGTCGTCTACGGGATCTGCCACGAGGACACGACCCGCGAGCAGGCCAACCAGGCCCTCTCCCGGTTCAAGGACCAGTTCTTCGACTGGAACGAGGTCCGCGTCAGCCCGCTGGAGGAGGTCCGGGAGACCCTGGCCGACGTCCCCGACGCCGCCGCCCGCGCCCAGCGCATCCGGCGGTTCCTCCGCCAGCTCTTCGAGAAGACGTACAGCTTCACCGCTCTCGAGCAGCTCGCCAAGAAGCCGCTGAAGGAAGCCCTCAAGACGCTCCACCCGTTCGAGGCCTTCCACTCGGACTACGTCACCGCCACCGTCGTCCAGCAGGCCCTCGGCGGCCACGCCATCCCGATCGACGAGGCCACCCGCAAGACGCTCGAACAGCTCGGCCTCCACGAGCCCGACGTCGCCACCCTCCGGGGCCTGGTGGAACGCGCCATCCCCAAGAATCGCGGCGCCGAGTTCATCGACCTCCTCGAAGACATGGCCCACGACCCGGCCATCGTCACCGACCCCAAGGTCCCCCGCTGGGAGCACCAGGGCAAGCCCGCCAAGCCCGGCAAGGACGCCGTCGAGGTCCCCGCCAAGGAAGCGAAGGCCAAGGACAAACCCAAGGAGAAGGACAAGGAAGCCCCGGCTCCCGAGCCCGCGCCCGCGCCCCTGCGGGTGAAGAAGGCCGCGCCGAAGGAACCCCCCGCCCCCCCCAAGAAGGGCGGCAAGGGGAAGCCCGGGGAGAAATGATCCGGGCCGTCACGGATTCCGGGGAGCCCTCCACGACGACGGCCTTCCCCCCGTCGCGGGGGAGAAAGACCCCAAGGGGGTCGGATGCGGGGATGACGAGCCGGGAGGTCGTCGGAATCCGCGATCCGGCCCACCGAAACGCCGACGGCTCTCGCACTCGTCGCCGCCTCATTCGCCGCCGCGAGGCGCCTTCCCCACCAGGGGGGAAGGCGTGATGCCGACGGCCTCCGTCATTGCGGAGGGACCGAAACGCCGGCGGCATCCCGGCTCGTCCTCCGCTCATCCGGTCCTTCGGGCCACCTTCCCTCGCGAGGGGGAAGGGCGTTTCGGCTCGGAAGACGGGCCGGTCGAGGGTGATCCGGTCGCGGGATGGAAGGGACGGCTCAGTCGCCGCTCTTCACGGCGCCTTTCGGCTTCTTCCCCTTGGCGTAGACGGGCGTGCCCCGCTCCTCGGCCTCGATCCGGGCGTCTTCCGACCTGATCGTCTCCAGGTCGTCGGCGGAAAGCGGCGGGAGCTTGTCGGGCGCGTAAGCGGGGTGGCTCGCCGCGTCGTCGCAGGCCGCCGGGACGACGGCGGCCAGCAGGAACAGGGCGGCCCGAAGGCGTGGGCTGATCATTGGAGGTCCTCGCGGGTCGGTCGTGTCGGGTCGGGATCAGTAGGAGTCGCTGCTGATCGGCTCGCCGTCGTCGATGACGGCCAGCTTGCGGAACGTCCCCGCGTCGATGGTGAACTTCACGAACCGCACCGAGCCGTCGCAGAGCAGCATGTTGGCGCCGCCGGGGTGCGAGCTGCCGAAGGTCCGGCGCCAGATGGAGTTCCCCCCCGGGGTCGCGGGCGTGGCGCACGCGCCGGTGCCGTTGGGCGCCTGCTGGTCGGGCTCGGGGACGAAGTGGTAGCGGATCGCGTCTTCATCCCAGCCGGCGTTGTTCCAGCGTTCGTTGTCGCCGCCCTCGGCGCCGTGGCGGTTGGGCGGGAGCCCCTTCTCGCCCATCAGGATCGAGTTGCTGGCGCCGTCGGTGATCTCGGCGAGCCGCCGCTTGGCGCCGCGCCCGGACCAGGCGATGGCGCCCTTGTGGCCGCCCGTGTTGGACTGGTTGACCGTGGAGCGTTCGTCGCTGTTGGGCGTCGCCCCATTGGGCGGGGGGGGGATGAACCGGCCGGGGTCGGCGTTGCCGCCGTCGCAGTCGATCGACTGGCCCTGGAAGAACCCGGCGCAGCCGGCGTAGTCGTTCTTGGCCGTGGCGGTGACGGGATTGGCCCCGTAGCGCTGGGGCGCCCGGCGGCTCGGGCAGTACTGGTAGGGGATCGCCACCCGCGACACGTCGAGGTCGCCGTTGAGGTTCTGGCCCCCGTTGTAGGGGAGCATCGCGAAGTTGGCGAGGTTGTAGACCGCCTGCTGCTCGGTGTACGGGAGGATCTTGAAGAACTGGTTCCAGCCGTCGGGGTGCCAGGCGTTGCAGCAGGTCGTGGCGCCGTAGGACGGCGAGACCTCGTCGTAGTTGTAGCCGCTGGGGTCCGGCGCGCCCGAGCTGGTCACGCCCTGGGGGTGGCCGTCGAACGGACCCTGGGGGAAGTAACCGTTGGCGCTCTCGAAATTGTGCACGCCGAGGCCCAACTGCTTCAGGTTGTTGGTGCACTGCGTGCGACGGGCGGCCTCGCGGGCGCTCTGCACGGCCGGGAGCAGCAGCGCGATCAGCACGGCGATGATCGCGATCACCACCAGCAGCTCGATCAGCGTGAAGGCGGGCCGGCGGGGTCGGGAGTTCAAGCGGTTCTTCGACACGGTCTCGTCACCTCGCAACCAGGGGAAGGATCGATCGAACGGGGGCGTTTCCCCCCTCGCGTCGCATCCTAGCGTCCGGTTTCGAAGGTCTCGCGCGGAGTCCGGGAAACCCGCATGGTTAAGCCGAGAAGCTTTCGAGAAGGTCGCATCGAAGCGCCCGAATCCCGTGGCGGGATCGTCGAGGTCCGCTTACCTTGGGGTCGATCGCCGGCCCGACGGCCGGGCTGACCAGAATTTTCCCGCCCGGAGAATCGCCATGCCTCGCGTCCTCGCGCCTCTCGTCCTCGCCCTGTCCGTCGCGGCCTTCGGGCCTTCGCCTGCGGGGGCCGAGGAGGTGGAGAACCCCGTCTACACGAGCTGGACCCGCTGCCGGCCGGGGACGACACTGGTCGTCCGGGAGGTCGCCGAGAGCGAGGCGGGGGGCGGCGAGCGGGTCGTCACCACCAAGCGGCGGGTCCTCAGGTCGGTCGACGACCGGAAGCTCGTCGTGGAGGAGTCGACCGAGGTCGAGTCGTCGGCCGGCACCAGCCAATTCGGCCCCCAGGAGTACACCCACCGCCGGACGATGTTCCTGCCCGAGGGCGTCGACAAGGCCCGGCTCGGCCGCCCCCAGAAGGCCGACGCCCAGGGCGAGGAAGACGTCGAGGCCGCCGGCCGGACCTTCCACGCCGAGTGGTTCGACACCAAGGGCCAGACCGAGGCCGGGCCGTCGAACGTCCGCGCCTGGTACGCCGACGACTGCCCCGGCCTCCTGGTCAAGTCCGTCACCCGCGTCCCGGCCGCCCGGAAGCTCACCACGACGACGGTGGTCGAGTACAAGACCCCCTGACCGTGCCGGTCCGCTCCTTCCTTCGCCTCAACGCGCCGCGCCGACGTCCGTCGCGGCGACTCCCTCGATGCGCTTGCCCGAATCGACGTCGAACGTCCCGAGGTCGACGGGCTCGCCGGCCTCGACGTTCAGGTCGCGGACCAGGTCGAAGCCCTGGAACCCGCCGGGGACCTTGATCCAGCCGAAGCCCTTGCCGCCCCGGCCGTCTTCGTGCGTGAGGTTCATGGCGAAGAGCCGACATCCGGCCCCCCGATACGTGAAACACTTGAACCGCCCCTGGGAATCCAGTTCCGACCACGTGATATCCATGGGACGTGCGAACGGCTGATTTCCGGGGTCGATCTGGACGGAAATCTGACCTCGGGCCGGCTTCCCGTCCGCATGGACCAGCCGGCCCGTCAGCGGGACGATCGGGGCCAGCAGGACGGTCCTCGCCGGCGTGTCCGGCGGCGTGTCGCCGGACACGGTGACGATCACGCCGAGATTCCGGTCGAAGTTCTGGACGATGACCACGCGCGTCTCGCCCGGGTCGAGCCCCAGAATCCGCGCCTCGGCCCTCGGCGGGAGGAACCCTCCGCCGAGATCGGTCGGGACACGGTTCTGGAGCTGTTGCGCGGGGACCGGCGAGCCGTCCTCGTCGACGAACTTCAGGGCCACCGACGCTCCCCGGACGACCGCGATTGCCCCCGCCGAGGCCGAAGGGCCGTCGGCGGCGTCGACTCCCTTCAGGGAGTGGAACGACCCCGGAGGGATGCGGACGTAAGTGGCCAGATGATCGGAGTCCGCGAGCCGTTCGAGCGTCTCGGCGCCGATCCGAGTCCGATAGCGGAAGTCGTCGGCCTTGACCAGCACCACGCCCCGTCCAGGGACGCCCAGCACGCGGAAGTGACCCTGGGCGTCCGTGCGGAACCGATCGCCGTGCAGCCGGTATCCGTAGCCGATGGCACCCGGATTCGCAGCGAGGCAATCCGTCGCGCGGGGGTTGTCGGCCGCCGGGACGTAGTCCAACCGTGCCGCGACCGGCTGGCCGTCGGCCTGGTCGACGACCTGGCCCTCGATCCAGACCCCGCGCTTGAGGGCCACGTCGAGCCTCGTCGGGCCGTCGACCGGGGCGGCGGGGACCTGCAAGTGCGTGGAAACGAAGTAGGGCTGGTCGGCGGCGGGATAGACGAAGAGGACGCGTTGCTCATCACCGGTCGTCGGCAGGCCGAGGAGCCGATATCGGCCCTCGGCGTCGGTCCAGGCACCGTCTCGATCGCCGACCGGGCGGGGCCAGTCCCAGTCCGCCGTCGCGGTGACGAACGCGCCGGAGATCGGCGAGCCGTCGGCGGCGTCGCGGACGATCCCCTCGACGGCCCGCGACGGGTCCACGGCGATCGTGCAGGCAGCCCCCTGGATCTCGGTGAAATCGAGGATGCCGAAGCGGAGATCCTGGAACTGGTAGAGGTTCGGGAGTCGGGTCCGATCCATCGCCCGGGTCAGGACGAGAGCGTGCCGAAGCGCCGCGTCGGGGCCGGAGATCGCCAGGATCGCCAGGGAGTCGCGGCCCAGCCCCGTGAAGCGGAACCGGCCGTCGGCGTCGGTCTCGACCTCGTGGGGCGACGGTAGCAGCCCGTTGGTCGACCAGCGATCCGACGTGCTCCAGGGCTGGGCCGGATCGGCCGTCTTGCCGGACCTGAGGAAGAAGACGTCTCGCAGCCGGATCTTCGCGCCGGGGACCGGGTGGCCTTCCGAATCGACGACGCGGCCGTCGATCGGCGGCCCCGGCTCGCCGAGCTTCACCATGCCGTCCGCGCCGGCCGCTCCGGGGCCGAATCCCTCGGCGAGGGCGACGATCGGCGTCCGGGCCTTCGGATCGAACGGGGGGCCGCCGAAGGCGTCCAGCTCATACCGGCCCTCGGCGTCGGTGGTCGCTCGCCGTTGCTCATCGACGGGGCCTCCGGTCGCCCCCTGGCGCGTGCTCCAGGCGAGCACCGAAGCCCTCGCGACGGGCTTGCCCGAACGGTCGACGACCCGGCCTCGGAGCCGGTCGCCTTGCGGGACGTCTGCTTTCGCGGCGGCCGGTTCCTCGGTTACGGCTCGCGGCGGATCGCCGAACCGCAGCAGGCCGGCGAAGGCCGTCGAGGCCAGGCCGACGATCGCGACGGCGAGGACCGCGCGGCGGCCGACGCGGGTGGAGAGGGTCCGCGAGGGGTCGAGGATCCGGGCCACGCGACGGGCCAGGAGCGACCGCAGCGAGATCATGCAGACGACGGTCGGGGAAGGGGGGGGCAACGCCCGACCGGCCAATTCGACGAGCCGTTCGGCGTAGCTCGTCCGGTCGGCGCCGAACGACACCACCACATCGTCGCAGACCTCCTCGGCCGTCGACTCGATCCGCCGGGAGAGCGCCCAGAGGAGCGGCTGGCCCCAGAGCGCCGCCTCGGCCAGCCGCCGCGTCAGGTTCCACCAGCCGTCGCGGCGGGCCAGGTGCGCCAACTCGTGGACGAAGGCGTCGCGCGGGTCGTCCGCGCCTTCCGGCAGCAAGATCATCGGCCGGGTCAGGCCGTCGAGGCAGGGGCTCGACAGGAACGGGCTCCGTCGCACCGGGGGCGTCCGCACGCCCAGCTCCCGCGCGATCGCCTCGCAAAGCGCCTGCGTCTCGGGCTCGACGTCCGCCGCCGAGTCCCGGAGCCGCCGCATCCGGCCCTGCCGGACCAGCATCCGCGCCAGCAGGAACAGCGTCCCGACGCCCCACCCCGCCAGGCCGACCGCCGCGATCGCGTCGCGAGGGAGCGACCTTTCGACGACCACCGGGGACGCCGGGAGGGACGCGGGGAGCGGGGTGAACGGCTCCGTCGGCAGGGGAGCGATCGTGAACCGGACGTCGGTGTACGGCGGCTCTGAGGAGGGAGGAGCCGGGATGAACGGCGACGACGACGAAAAGGGCAGGGGACGCGCGGCTTCGGCCGTCGGCCATCGCAGGGCGAGGCCCTCGAAGCCCATCGCCGAGAACGTGATCGAGACGGCCGGGCCGAGGAGGACCGCCGCCAGGGTCGCGCGGTAGACGGCCGATTGCAGCGCCGGCCCCCGCGATCGCGCCCAGCGCCCGGCGGCCAGGCCCAGCAGCAAGAGCGCCGAGGACTGCGCCAGCCAGGTCAGGCCGAAGCCCGTCGCGGCGCGGACGGCGTCCAGCAAAATCGCGTCGCTCATTTCGACCTCCCTTCGCCGTCCCGGCGGGTCTCGTCGATCAGCTTCCCGAGTTCGTCCAGCTCCTTGCGGGTCAGCCCGTCGTTCTTGATGAGGTGCGCGACCAGGCTGCCGGCGTCGCCGCCGAAGACCCGCTCCAACAGGTCGCGAGCGGCCGTCCGCTTGACGCGATCCTCCTTCAGCTTCGCGAAGAAGAGGAACGTCCGGCCGTCGGCCTCGTGCCCGGCCGCCCCCTTGGCCTCAAGCTGGCGGAGGAGCGTCTGCACCGTGCTGTGCGCGACCGGCTCGCGATCGTTGAGCGCGTCGGTGATCTCCCGGGCGCTGGCCTTCCCCCGGTCCCACAGCACCTGCATGATCCGGAACTGCATCCGGCCCAGTTGCGTCTCGCCCATCACGGGTCCCTCCCGGAGCCTCGGTTATCCACCCAAGTAGATTTACTCAGGTAGACAATCTTGTCAAGGGGTGCGGGGGATTCCGAAGACGCCGGCGCGGGAGTTCAGAACGTCTTGGCAGCTTCCGTCGGGTGCTGATACGATGGGCTGGAAGTTTCGGCGTCGAAACGAAGACGCCGGGATGGAGATGTGGACGAGGGACCGTCATCCCGACGGACTCCACCGAGGACGGGGAGAGGTGAACATGGTCGGGCCGATCCGATGGTCTGCGGCGTGTCGAGCGGGCTGGACGGCGGTCGCGCTGGCGACCTTGGCGGTCGGCTTCGGCGCGGGCCGGGCCCGGGCCCAGGAGCCCGCCCCCAAAGCCGAGCCGCCCAAGGCCGACGCCCCCGAAGCGAACGTTCCCAAGGCCGACGCCCCGGCGGCGGCGCTCAAGCCGGACGTGACGGAGCTGTACAACCGCCCCGGCGACGACCCCCCGAAGCCGTTCGTGCCGCAGAACCCCCAGACGGTCGAGGACCGCAAGCGGATCGAGGCCGTCCGGCTCTACACCGCGGCGCGGGCGCTGGAGGACCGTCGGGCGTTCGCCGACGCCGCCGACGCGCTCCTGGAGGCCTACAAGCTCGACCCCGATTCGGTGGCGATCGCCCGACGGCTGAGCCGGCTCTACGTCGGCCCGCTGGCCCGGCCCGACCTCGCCGTCGACTACGGCAAGCGCGCCCTGGCCGCCGACCCCTCGGACTCCGAGACCCTCGAACGCCTGTTCCAGTTCCATCTCCAGCGCAACGACCTGCGGGCCTGCGAAGCGCTGCTGCAAGAGGTGCTCGCCAATCCCAAGCTGGAGGCCCACGCGCCGGCGCGGACGGTCGCCTGGTTCGACCTGGGGAGGCTCTACTCCTCCGGCCTGAACGAGCCGGAGAAGGCGGCCGACGCCTACGCCAAGGTCATGGCCGAGCTCGACGACAAGGCCTCGATGAAGCTCGC includes:
- a CDS encoding M56 family metallopeptidase, with the translated sequence MSDAILLDAVRAATGFGLTWLAQSSALLLLGLAAGRWARSRGPALQSAVYRATLAAVLLGPAVSITFSAMGFEGLALRWPTAEAARPLPFSSSSPFIPAPPSSEPPYTDVRFTIAPLPTEPFTPLPASLPASPVVVERSLPRDAIAAVGLAGWGVGTLFLLARMLVRQGRMRRLRDSAADVEPETQALCEAIARELGVRTPPVRRSPFLSSPCLDGLTRPMILLPEGADDPRDAFVHELAHLARRDGWWNLTRRLAEAALWGQPLLWALSRRIESTAEEVCDDVVVSFGADRTSYAERLVELAGRALPPPSPTVVCMISLRSLLARRVARILDPSRTLSTRVGRRAVLAVAIVGLASTAFAGLLRFGDPPRAVTEEPAAAKADVPQGDRLRGRVVDRSGKPVARASVLAWSTRQGATGGPVDEQRRATTDAEGRYELDAFGGPPFDPKARTPIVALAEGFGPGAAGADGMVKLGEPGPPIDGRVVDSEGHPVPGAKIRLRDVFFLRSGKTADPAQPWSTSDRWSTNGLLPSPHEVETDADGRFRFTGLGRDSLAILAISGPDAALRHALVLTRAMDRTRLPNLYQFQDLRFGILDFTEIQGAACTIAVDPSRAVEGIVRDAADGSPISGAFVTATADWDWPRPVGDRDGAWTDAEGRYRLLGLPTTGDEQRVLFVYPAADQPYFVSTHLQVPAAPVDGPTRLDVALKRGVWIEGQVVDQADGQPVAARLDYVPAADNPRATDCLAANPGAIGYGYRLHGDRFRTDAQGHFRVLGVPGRGVVLVKADDFRYRTRIGAETLERLADSDHLATYVRIPPGSFHSLKGVDAADGPSASAGAIAVVRGASVALKFVDEDGSPVPAQQLQNRVPTDLGGGFLPPRAEARILGLDPGETRVVIVQNFDRNLGVIVTVSGDTPPDTPARTVLLAPIVPLTGRLVHADGKPARGQISVQIDPGNQPFARPMDITWSELDSQGRFKCFTYRGAGCRLFAMNLTHEDGRGGKGFGWIKVPGGFQGFDLVRDLNVEAGEPVDLGTFDVDSGKRIEGVAATDVGAAR
- a CDS encoding endonuclease produces the protein MATQSKTQYLADLQAFLKRRYKPKAEPAVSRLSVIDAVVYGICHEDTTREQANQALSRFKDQFFDWNEVRVSPLEEVRETLADVPDAAARAQRIRRFLRQLFEKTYSFTALEQLAKKPLKEALKTLHPFEAFHSDYVTATVVQQALGGHAIPIDEATRKTLEQLGLHEPDVATLRGLVERAIPKNRGAEFIDLLEDMAHDPAIVTDPKVPRWEHQGKPAKPGKDAVEVPAKEAKAKDKPKEKDKEAPAPEPAPAPLRVKKAAPKEPPAPPKKGGKGKPGEK
- the rbfA gene encoding 30S ribosome-binding factor RbfA, which encodes MPSHRSLRIAEAIREVVATAVLFEVADPRIQGVTVLGVEVTQDLRGATVYVTVMGSEADRNQAMKGLRSACGFVQSRVAARLQIRYTPILNFKLDESVKKSVEMGRLIEEAVSADKKPGPQADDLEDDLDDDDEEGDEEEDGDDEAPDGADSPNDDDDDDTQDS
- a CDS encoding DUF1559 domain-containing protein, which translates into the protein MSKNRLNSRPRRPAFTLIELLVVIAIIAVLIALLLPAVQSAREAARRTQCTNNLKQLGLGVHNFESANGYFPQGPFDGHPQGVTSSGAPDPSGYNYDEVSPSYGATTCCNAWHPDGWNQFFKILPYTEQQAVYNLANFAMLPYNGGQNLNGDLDVSRVAIPYQYCPSRRAPQRYGANPVTATAKNDYAGCAGFFQGQSIDCDGGNADPGRFIPPPPNGATPNSDERSTVNQSNTGGHKGAIAWSGRGAKRRLAEITDGASNSILMGEKGLPPNRHGAEGGDNERWNNAGWDEDAIRYHFVPEPDQQAPNGTGACATPATPGGNSIWRRTFGSSHPGGANMLLCDGSVRFVKFTIDAGTFRKLAVIDDGEPISSDSY
- the infB gene encoding translation initiation factor IF-2, giving the protein MTSAGIRPPVQRTGTHSAPSAGGRRPGEEVRRPTDDAAAEGARRDASGPRRPLPPVASMQPQGARPQQAGSPVRPQASSPEVKSQRPEKRMTREDMLALMRSGQIGPNAAPPARPSGPLRPGGPGLAARPAGRPGPPPSGPASGPSRGPVARGPAPGGIGQAPAPLTPPTEDEEERKKGKGVGSSADRAGRRARRNERATDRRVTSPLPAAALLNDDDEARRGRSGRRPHHKAGGRHASAAQARKSHAEVEAPITVRTLSEALGIKANDLLRKLMALGQMATINANIDDELAVMLAMEFGMTLDVVHERTAEDDFMQAFAPVEESGNLQPRPPVITILGHVDHGKTSLLDRIRTAKVVESESGGITQHIGAYQVEYNGNPITFVDTPGHEAFTAMRARGANVTDIVVLVVAANDGVMPQTVEAIAHAKAAEVPIVVALNKIDVPNVDTAANISKIYGELSQQGLNPVEWGGDVEVVKTSATTGLGVSDLLATLETIAELHELKADPDRPATGTCLEASISEGRGVIATVLVREGTLKVGDVVVCGDGYGRVRALFDDRGRLVEKAGPSFPVEISGLDVVPVAGENFAVTDDLSRAREVAETRRLRTRDAAQAERQTVTLENLYNRMAERKVKSLNLIIKADVQGSIEAIVKELEKLENAEVPIRVLLKGVGGISESDVILADASQAIIIGYRVAPEDRAITMADDRDIEIRRYDIIYQVTDDVKKAVEGMLIPEIKEVHLGRAVVRQVFRISKVGAVAGCFVTQGVIERSAKVRLIREGREIYKGAVDALKRFKEDVKEVPQNFECGIKITNFDDVKADDVIEAYRVDVIRRTL